The proteins below come from a single Saccharophagus degradans 2-40 genomic window:
- a CDS encoding FIST signal transduction protein — protein MNLISSAIHCPSSLPDLEDQLDLLVDAGAQSLLILAAHSPAWHCEQIISVISKYNIPIVGGIFPQVLLGDQAYDEGFVVAALNCPLDIVCINHLSSGDESIAAQLLNNREKLIKAKTHITLIDGLAANIERLVECMYELMGLNVTAVGGGAGALDFVQRPCLFTREGALEDAAIIAGVPSPIHLGVAHGWEVMDGPYLVTGSEQNMLTTLNYTPAFEIYREKVEAASGERFDDTNFFSIAKTYPLGIEGLDGSLTVRDPINLRGTKLMCVGEVPQNSTVYILKGRREGLIKAAGVAAATAYNAYRRQSATTPYSGLLFDCISRSLFLESQFEQELALIQHTLGDNGICVGALTLGEISNTSNGIVSLLNKSTVIGVL, from the coding sequence ATGAATTTGATTAGCTCCGCAATTCATTGCCCAAGCTCCCTGCCTGATCTGGAAGATCAGTTAGACCTATTAGTTGATGCCGGCGCACAAAGCCTGCTTATTTTGGCTGCCCATAGCCCTGCTTGGCACTGCGAACAAATCATCTCGGTTATATCCAAATACAACATCCCTATAGTAGGCGGTATTTTCCCGCAGGTGCTTTTAGGTGACCAAGCCTATGACGAAGGGTTTGTGGTAGCAGCACTCAATTGCCCTCTAGACATTGTGTGCATCAATCACCTTTCTAGCGGAGACGAATCCATCGCCGCACAGCTGCTAAACAACCGCGAAAAACTCATTAAAGCCAAAACCCATATCACGCTTATTGACGGGCTTGCGGCCAATATCGAGCGCCTTGTAGAGTGCATGTACGAACTGATGGGGTTGAATGTTACGGCGGTTGGCGGTGGCGCAGGCGCACTAGATTTTGTCCAGCGCCCATGCCTGTTTACCCGCGAAGGAGCACTTGAGGACGCAGCTATCATTGCCGGCGTACCCAGCCCCATTCATTTGGGCGTAGCCCACGGCTGGGAGGTGATGGACGGCCCCTACCTGGTTACAGGCTCCGAACAAAACATGCTTACCACGCTAAACTACACGCCCGCTTTCGAGATATATCGCGAAAAGGTCGAGGCGGCGAGTGGCGAGCGGTTTGACGATACCAATTTTTTCTCTATCGCTAAAACTTACCCTTTGGGCATTGAGGGCTTAGATGGCTCCCTCACAGTGCGCGACCCCATCAATCTGCGCGGCACTAAATTAATGTGCGTAGGGGAAGTACCACAAAACAGCACGGTATATATATTAAAAGGCAGGCGTGAAGGGTTAATTAAAGCCGCTGGCGTTGCTGCCGCTACCGCCTATAATGCCTATCGCCGTCAATCGGCAACTACCCCCTATTCCGGTTTACTGTTCGACTGCATAAGCCGCAGCTTGTTTTTAGAATCGCAATTTGAGCAGGAGCTCGCACTTATTCAACACACCCTCGGCGACAACGGTATTTGCGTGGGCGCCCTAACACTGGGGGAAATAAGTAACACCTCAAATGGCATTGTTAGCCTGCTGAATAAATCGACTGTTATAGGCGTGCTGTAG
- a CDS encoding putative bifunctional diguanylate cyclase/phosphodiesterase → MENTLKYISIQHELGMSIGLELPLQPMLRRFTKVAVRRLNLAEVRLYFLHDRQGQLALPSDIKSSVLKPYFSSTLSETVATPAALSDTFERLIGFPTDYILQHDDTTGEYTYYYNLTNIGMISLHLYHQPIHAELLELLKPIVERLAISCQASIEHHHLLQAIDDRKRAEEVVRFQLLHDELTQLPNRRSFMRHLDELNSTYNARKLKAAVLFIDFDRFKTVNDTLGHAVGDSLLQAIAKTFIKLVRSHEMVARLSGDEFVIVLSETEQQNQSVYQIVENTLSNIQLAFSNPLQAGEHLLHITPSIGVEFFPNKNYTSEQILRHADTAMYVAKSQAPNSAVIYDRSMSVELEHRQFIEKQLQQAIKEPEQFGLLYQPQFNARGDCIGAEALVRWNGQNLSPEEFIPVAEDTGLMLELGHQILSRACHDLKQLQDESATGHVKRISVNVSALQFNQRNFISELTSIISNAEANSHLIGIEITESALVKNTDEAIKKIAALSEMGIRVSIDDFGTGYSSLAYLNRLPVNALKIDQTFVKGIAKDANNLAIVETIMALGHSIGLSVMAEGVENDADLQCLKRLGCELYQGFYFGKPMPLAMAKHSLLPNYSTADEPANP, encoded by the coding sequence GTGGAGAACACTTTAAAGTACATTTCCATTCAACACGAGCTGGGTATGTCCATTGGCCTTGAGTTGCCTCTGCAACCCATGTTGCGACGCTTCACCAAAGTTGCTGTTCGACGCTTAAATTTAGCCGAAGTGCGACTTTATTTTTTGCACGATCGCCAAGGCCAACTCGCACTACCTAGCGATATAAAAAGCTCGGTACTCAAGCCCTACTTTAGCTCTACCCTTAGCGAAACAGTGGCAACACCAGCAGCCCTTAGTGACACCTTCGAGCGCCTAATCGGCTTCCCTACCGACTATATACTGCAACACGATGACACCACAGGTGAGTACACCTATTACTACAACCTTACCAATATAGGCATGATAAGCCTGCACCTATACCACCAACCTATACATGCAGAACTACTGGAACTACTAAAACCTATAGTGGAGCGCTTGGCTATTAGCTGCCAGGCGTCTATTGAGCACCACCACCTGCTGCAAGCCATCGACGACCGCAAACGCGCCGAAGAGGTGGTGCGCTTTCAATTGCTGCACGACGAGCTTACCCAACTGCCCAATAGACGCTCGTTTATGCGTCACCTTGACGAATTAAACTCAACCTATAACGCGCGCAAATTAAAAGCAGCAGTGTTGTTTATCGATTTTGACCGCTTTAAAACCGTTAACGATACACTGGGGCACGCCGTTGGTGACTCGCTGCTGCAGGCCATTGCCAAAACCTTTATAAAGCTCGTGCGCTCCCACGAAATGGTTGCTCGGTTAAGCGGCGACGAGTTCGTCATTGTTTTAAGTGAAACCGAGCAACAAAACCAAAGCGTTTACCAAATAGTGGAAAACACCCTCAGCAATATTCAGCTAGCGTTTTCTAACCCCCTGCAAGCTGGCGAACACTTGCTGCATATTACCCCCAGTATTGGAGTCGAGTTTTTCCCCAATAAAAATTACACTTCAGAGCAGATACTGCGTCATGCCGATACGGCCATGTATGTAGCTAAATCGCAGGCTCCCAACTCGGCGGTTATTTACGATCGCAGTATGTCGGTAGAGCTAGAGCATCGCCAATTTATAGAAAAACAGCTGCAACAAGCTATAAAAGAGCCAGAGCAATTTGGCTTGCTGTACCAACCGCAATTTAATGCGCGCGGCGACTGCATAGGCGCAGAAGCACTGGTTCGCTGGAATGGCCAGAACCTTTCACCGGAAGAGTTTATTCCCGTAGCCGAAGATACCGGTCTTATGCTGGAGCTGGGGCACCAGATACTCTCGCGCGCATGTCACGACCTAAAACAACTACAAGACGAATCGGCAACCGGCCACGTTAAACGCATCTCTGTAAACGTTAGTGCCTTGCAATTTAATCAGCGCAATTTTATTAGTGAGCTCACCTCAATTATTAGTAATGCCGAAGCGAATTCACATCTAATTGGCATAGAAATAACCGAGAGCGCGCTGGTAAAAAATACCGATGAGGCCATTAAGAAAATAGCCGCTCTCAGCGAGATGGGAATAAGAGTTTCTATCGACGATTTCGGCACTGGCTACTCATCGCTAGCCTACCTAAACCGGCTGCCGGTAAACGCACTTAAAATTGACCAAACCTTTGTAAAAGGCATCGCCAAAGATGCAAATAACCTCGCCATAGTAGAAACCATTATGGCTCTGGGCCACAGTATTGGGCTGTCGGTAATGGCTGAAGGCGTAGAGAACGACGCAGATCTGCAATGTTTGAAACGCCTTGGCTGTGAGCTCTACCAAGGTTTCTACTTTGGCAAACCCATGCCACTGGCCATGGCCAAGCACTCGCTACTGCCTAACTATTCAACGGCTGACGAACCCGCTAACCCATAG
- the ppa gene encoding inorganic diphosphatase translates to MSLNLVPTGKKVPDEVNVIIEIPMGGEPIKYEIDKDSGALFVDRVLGTSMRYPCNYGYVPHTLCGDGDPVDVLVYMDRPLVHGSVINCRPIGVLKMTDESGEDAKIVAVPVSKITSIYDNVQSIEDLPEIATRQIAHFFEHYKDLEAGKWVKVEGWEGVAAAKQEILDSVANYEKEAK, encoded by the coding sequence ATGAGTCTCAATCTTGTACCCACCGGTAAAAAGGTGCCTGACGAGGTAAACGTAATTATTGAAATCCCTATGGGCGGCGAGCCTATTAAGTACGAAATAGACAAAGACTCTGGCGCTTTGTTTGTAGACCGCGTACTTGGCACCTCTATGCGCTACCCCTGCAACTACGGTTATGTGCCCCACACCTTGTGTGGCGACGGCGACCCTGTTGACGTATTGGTATACATGGATCGCCCTCTAGTGCACGGTTCTGTTATCAATTGTCGCCCAATTGGCGTATTGAAAATGACCGACGAATCCGGTGAAGACGCCAAGATTGTTGCTGTACCTGTAAGCAAAATCACCAGCATTTACGACAACGTTCAATCTATTGAAGACTTGCCAGAAATCGCTACTCGCCAAATCGCTCACTTCTTTGAACACTACAAAGATTTAGAAGCAGGCAAATGGGTTAAAGTTGAAGGCTGGGAAGGCGTAGCCGCTGCCAAGCAAGAGATTTTAGACTCTGTAGCAAACTACGAAAAAGAAGCTAAGTAA
- a CDS encoding HAD family hydrolase, producing the protein MLIIFDCDGVLVDSEKLAAQVFADALAERGLAITAQTCFSVFKGHTLANCFEILRTQFAFEVPPDFAQQLDIKTKHAFTHNLKPVAGVRELLADLVKRGVPFCVASNGGHDKIAHSLTVTGLIKYFPENRFSAEDVARGKPAPDLFVYAAEAMGVPVEFARVIEDSYTGLKAARAAGIKSFFYGASSKECDQLEAIQFDNMALLPGLL; encoded by the coding sequence ATGTTAATTATTTTTGATTGTGATGGTGTGCTGGTAGACAGCGAGAAACTAGCCGCGCAGGTCTTTGCCGATGCATTAGCAGAGCGGGGTTTAGCCATTACCGCGCAAACATGCTTTAGCGTATTCAAAGGGCATACTTTAGCGAACTGTTTTGAAATTTTGCGCACGCAGTTTGCCTTTGAGGTGCCGCCAGATTTTGCGCAACAGCTCGATATTAAAACCAAACACGCATTTACTCACAACCTTAAACCTGTAGCGGGGGTGAGGGAGTTGTTGGCCGATTTGGTAAAGCGGGGAGTGCCATTTTGTGTGGCCTCGAATGGCGGCCACGATAAAATCGCGCACTCGTTAACGGTAACGGGGCTAATTAAATACTTTCCCGAAAATCGATTTAGTGCCGAAGATGTTGCTCGAGGAAAGCCTGCGCCAGACTTGTTTGTTTACGCCGCCGAGGCAATGGGCGTACCAGTGGAATTCGCACGAGTAATAGAAGACTCCTACACTGGGCTAAAGGCAGCCAGGGCGGCGGGTATAAAAAGCTTTTTTTACGGTGCGTCTAGCAAGGAGTGCGACCAATTGGAGGCTATACAATTTGACAATATGGCACTCCTGCCCGGTCTGCTTTAA
- a CDS encoding M15 family metallopeptidase: MNINSQLLGTTEEHIALNLDVPLHKEAAEAFAYLKKQASERGFELSLASGFRSFERQMKIWNGKASGERPLYDAHGELLEANELTNKEKVFAILRWSALPGASRHHWGTDADVYDAAALPDGETLQLTVAETVSGGFFAPMHRWLDSWLPGSEFYRPYAYDRGGVAPEPWHLSYLPLARSYMSALTVDIIYKQIENSNLLLQREVLANFDEIYQRFIQC; encoded by the coding sequence ATGAATATTAATAGCCAATTGCTGGGTACAACAGAGGAGCATATCGCCCTTAATCTCGATGTGCCGTTACATAAAGAAGCTGCAGAGGCTTTTGCCTATTTAAAGAAGCAGGCAAGTGAACGAGGGTTCGAATTAAGTTTGGCTAGCGGCTTCAGAAGCTTTGAGCGCCAAATGAAGATATGGAACGGCAAGGCGTCCGGCGAGAGGCCGCTATATGATGCGCATGGCGAATTATTGGAGGCCAATGAGCTAACCAATAAAGAGAAGGTGTTCGCTATTTTGCGTTGGTCGGCGTTGCCCGGCGCCTCTCGCCACCACTGGGGTACCGATGCCGACGTGTACGATGCCGCAGCTTTGCCTGATGGAGAAACATTGCAGCTCACAGTGGCCGAAACAGTGAGCGGTGGTTTTTTTGCCCCAATGCACCGTTGGTTAGATAGTTGGCTGCCCGGCTCCGAATTTTATCGCCCCTACGCATATGATCGCGGCGGAGTAGCCCCTGAGCCTTGGCATTTGAGTTATTTGCCTCTGGCGCGCTCGTATATGTCTGCACTCACAGTAGACATTATTTATAAGCAAATCGAAAACTCCAACCTGCTATTACAGCGCGAAGTGCTGGCCAATTTCGACGAGATTTATCAACGTTTTATTCAGTGTTAA
- a CDS encoding TfoX/Sxy family protein: protein MTSPSNELLDLKNLGMASVNILHAIGVNTYEDLAQMGAVDAYCRIKSRGIHVSKVMLYALQGALMDVHWNDLSPDLKSQLVAEAEQLESTSA, encoded by the coding sequence ATGACCTCCCCAAGCAACGAGTTGTTGGACCTTAAAAATTTGGGCATGGCATCAGTGAACATACTGCATGCAATAGGTGTTAACACCTATGAAGACTTAGCTCAAATGGGTGCAGTTGATGCGTACTGCCGCATTAAATCGCGCGGTATTCATGTATCAAAAGTTATGCTGTACGCACTGCAAGGCGCCCTAATGGATGTGCACTGGAACGATTTATCGCCCGACCTTAAATCGCAACTGGTTGCAGAAGCGGAACAACTCGAAAGTACCAGCGCTTAA
- a CDS encoding Rieske (2Fe-2S) protein, whose translation MHPICKVNALSNGESLSFTLNDTPCFITKHNDQFFAYQNACPHLGVTMEWQPNSFLDSDKELIQCSMHGALFLIDSGECVYGPCQGKALTPIKISQQGDTVFAE comes from the coding sequence GTGCACCCTATTTGCAAAGTTAACGCGTTAAGCAATGGCGAAAGCTTGAGCTTTACACTCAACGACACCCCCTGTTTTATTACCAAACATAACGATCAATTTTTCGCCTACCAGAATGCTTGCCCTCACTTAGGGGTAACCATGGAGTGGCAACCCAATAGTTTTTTAGATAGTGATAAAGAACTCATCCAATGCTCTATGCACGGCGCGCTGTTTTTAATAGACAGCGGCGAATGTGTTTACGGGCCATGCCAAGGCAAGGCACTTACCCCTATCAAAATTAGCCAACAGGGCGATACAGTCTTTGCCGAGTAG
- the sfsA gene encoding DNA/RNA nuclease SfsA gives MKFEYPLIPATLLRRYKRFLADVELSDGSTITVHCPNTGSMRNCIVENSPCWLLDSANPKRKYRYSLERVTTPTGAVAGINSASANGLVIAAIENGVISELQGYDELAREQRYGDEKSRIDILLSKPEEQCYIEVKSVTLEEGKGEGFFPDAVSTRGQKHLRELMAMRSQGHRAVLFFCVQHSGITKVAAAEHIDPAYAALFKQAVNEGVEVIAYGVDLGIEGSVITKKLKVV, from the coding sequence ATGAAGTTTGAGTACCCCTTGATACCTGCAACACTGTTGCGACGTTACAAACGCTTTCTCGCGGATGTTGAGTTAAGCGACGGAAGCACAATAACAGTGCACTGCCCAAACACCGGTAGCATGCGTAATTGTATTGTGGAAAACAGCCCCTGTTGGCTGCTGGATTCCGCAAACCCTAAGCGTAAGTATAGATACAGTTTGGAGCGAGTGACCACTCCAACAGGCGCAGTGGCAGGAATAAACAGCGCGAGCGCAAATGGGTTGGTGATCGCGGCAATCGAGAATGGTGTTATTAGCGAGCTGCAGGGCTACGACGAATTAGCTAGAGAGCAGCGTTACGGCGACGAAAAATCCCGTATAGATATATTGCTAAGTAAGCCCGAAGAACAGTGCTATATCGAAGTAAAAAGTGTGACTTTGGAGGAGGGGAAGGGTGAGGGCTTCTTCCCCGATGCCGTAAGTACGCGCGGCCAAAAACACTTGCGCGAATTAATGGCAATGCGGTCGCAGGGCCATCGCGCCGTACTGTTTTTTTGTGTGCAGCACTCGGGTATAACAAAAGTGGCTGCAGCCGAACATATCGACCCCGCCTACGCTGCTCTGTTTAAGCAGGCCGTTAATGAAGGGGTGGAAGTGATTGCTTACGGTGTTGATTTGGGTATAGAGGGCAGTGTTATCACTAAAAAGCTCAAAGTAGTGTAG
- the dksA gene encoding RNA polymerase-binding protein DksA: MPNSATTSFTLRGFTPYEPAADEEYMCQQQREHFKGLLLSWKRELMEEVDRTVSHMKDEAANFPDPADRASQEEEFSLELRTRDRERKLIKKIDSTLELLESDDYGFCDACGVEIGIRRLEARPTATLCVDCKTIDEIKERQTKG, translated from the coding sequence ATGCCTAACTCTGCTACAACTAGTTTTACTCTTCGCGGTTTCACGCCCTATGAGCCTGCTGCTGACGAAGAATATATGTGTCAACAACAACGAGAACACTTTAAAGGCCTGCTTCTCTCGTGGAAACGTGAGTTGATGGAAGAGGTAGATAGAACAGTAAGTCACATGAAAGACGAAGCTGCTAACTTCCCCGACCCTGCCGACCGCGCCAGCCAAGAAGAAGAGTTCAGCCTTGAGCTGCGCACTCGCGATCGCGAGCGCAAGCTAATCAAAAAGATCGACAGCACCTTAGAACTGCTGGAATCTGACGACTACGGCTTCTGCGACGCGTGCGGCGTAGAAATCGGCATTCGCCGCCTAGAAGCTCGTCCAACAGCCACCCTTTGTGTTGACTGTAAAACGATCGATGAAATCAAAGAGCGACAAACCAAAGGTTAA
- the gluQRS gene encoding tRNA glutamyl-Q(34) synthetase GluQRS codes for MTNQAPYIGRFAPSPSGPLHMGSLVCALASYLDARSHNGTWLVRMEDIDPPREQAGAADLILSCLQKHGLQWDDSDVMFQSTRAQAYNQTLSSLRESALIYPCRCTRKRLNTLNGRYDGYCKAHPATSPAALRLDLEGAKAKGVPLQQAFCDGLQGEQYEDLAQQGDFVIHRKDGLFAYQLAVVVDDIAQNITHVVRGSDLLDTTARQRALMQLLGHQPPQYSHIPVLVDANGNKLSKQNHAPAVEFDTPTHNLIDALTLLGFHTAALTPATSTSSILHWAIPRWANVATTLQGRLSL; via the coding sequence ATGACTAATCAAGCCCCCTACATTGGCCGCTTCGCCCCTTCGCCCTCTGGCCCTTTGCATATGGGGTCTTTAGTGTGCGCACTGGCAAGCTATTTAGACGCCCGCAGCCACAATGGCACTTGGCTTGTACGCATGGAAGATATAGACCCGCCTCGAGAGCAAGCGGGGGCCGCCGACCTAATATTATCTTGCTTACAAAAACACGGGCTGCAGTGGGACGACAGCGACGTGATGTTTCAAAGCACACGCGCTCAAGCCTACAATCAAACACTTAGCAGCCTGCGAGAAAGCGCGCTTATCTACCCCTGTAGATGCACCCGCAAGCGACTCAATACGCTCAACGGCCGCTACGACGGTTACTGCAAAGCCCACCCTGCAACCTCCCCTGCCGCACTTCGGCTTGATCTTGAGGGCGCAAAAGCCAAGGGAGTGCCACTGCAACAAGCTTTTTGTGACGGCTTACAAGGCGAGCAATATGAAGATTTAGCGCAGCAAGGCGACTTTGTAATCCACCGCAAAGATGGCCTGTTTGCCTATCAATTAGCGGTAGTTGTAGACGATATAGCGCAAAATATTACCCATGTTGTACGCGGTAGCGACTTGCTCGACACCACCGCGCGCCAACGAGCATTAATGCAGCTGCTGGGCCACCAACCTCCGCAATATAGCCACATCCCCGTTCTAGTGGATGCCAACGGCAATAAGCTAAGCAAACAAAATCACGCCCCGGCAGTGGAATTCGACACCCCCACGCACAATCTTATCGATGCGCTAACGCTTTTAGGGTTCCACACCGCAGCGCTTACTCCCGCTACCTCCACATCATCAATTCTACATTGGGCCATACCTAGGTGGGCAAATGTGGCCACCACCCTACAGGGCCGCCTAAGCCTTTAA